TTGCCAGAGGTTCAGCTGTGTGTGGTATGCTGCAGGACTCCCTGGCAGTGTGCTCATTGTTGGAATACTGAGGGACTACTAGTCAGTACCTAGCAAGCTCTACTTAGCAAAACACAGATAGGAAAGGAGAATTCTTCACAGCTTATAACTGCCCAACATCAatagggacagcaaaaggcaccttcctgatcccaacaTTATCATCTGCTGCTCTTCCAAGTTCCAGATGCTTTTTGTTtcttgcaggggggggggggggggggggaaagaggggtgctAGTGCTTCCATGATTTGCAACTCTAAAATTTAGGTGCTGGGAAAAGTTAGGCAACTTGAATAGGAGGCCACTCTGGCTTCCCCTAAATGTCTTTTACAGGTGTCCTATAAATAATTAGTACTTTCCTATGTGGGAAACTAGGGTACAATACCCTAACTGCCACCCATCCTGATAAGTCACTGGAATAgctgcacagcagcagctggtgggCCTGAAGCTTAGTGCTCATGTTGCTGAAATGACCGATCTCACAAAACATTGGTCACAAATAGTTCAAACTGAAGATAATCTCATGTTTGAGCCCTATGATAATAATTTCCCAACTTGTCATGTAAATAGTGTTCATAAGTCACATCTTCTCACAAATAATTTGATAGCAAAAGTTTTGTAGCTGTCTACATAAAGCACCTCAAGAcagttttttttgttaaaaaaagtttattttccaCAAGGAAGAGCAAtaggaaaaaattgttttccacTTTTTTTCTGAAATCAGTCTACAAGGACATATTCAGCaccaaactgaaaagaaaaaaaaaggaaaaagtacaAACAGCCATAGAATATAATCCATAAAGCAAACATTTAATATTGCACTTTGTTTCTCTTAACATTTTggattttactcttttttttcctAATTCAAAAATCAGGAATCTAGCTTGAATACTGGGCTAACAACTGTGACGCTCACGTTTTTATAATATCAGGAATTGACCAATATTTatataacaggaaaaaaataatgccTCTAAAGAAGTGTGTAAAATACTTTAATGGAAATGACTATTTGACAACATTTTAGACCTCGAATCTGATCACACTTTGTGATGCAGTGCCAATTATGATGATATTGATCAATCCTGCTTTGTATGTCATTTTTCATTATATTGTGATAAGTATTTAATGCTATGCATATCCAACAATTGTTCCCTAGtctgtttcaaacaaacaaaaaacaaaaggaaaaaaaaggaaaaccaccAAATGCCCTTTTATGCCAACAAACCCatcagttttcttttcctttatgtgGAGGAGGGACATTCAAAAAATGgtctaaaaattgaaaaaaaaattcacccaacTTCCTTATTATCCAGCATATTAGTTTGCTTGCTGAAGCCCAAACCCTTTAACTGAATCACTTAAAACGCGACTCGTATTTacactgggttttttttcaccCTGTCATTTTTAAACATGAAGTGTCTTCCATGTTTTCATAAAGGCCACTTATGGAAAagcctattttgttttttatgaagCCTTAAAAGCAAGACAGCATTCCATCATTCCACCATGCCAGAGACTTAACTTTTATTTTCAACCACTTTGTAACACGACATTAAATGATAGAATAGACATGTTAAATAGTCAACCCAAGAAACACTACTTATGTTAAAAATCGTGCTTGAATTCTTTCTGAAAAGTTTATACATGAACAGCTTTTGCAAATTAACTAAAATTCCTAGTGCCTAGATCCTGATACTTGTACTAATACAATGCCCCCATGCCCAATACTCTGACAGTTTACCCCTTCCACAATGTGCAGGGTGGAAGCCCCCAGTCTTCGAGTAGTTGAAGTTTTCTACATATGTGGCTGTACAGTTACAATCCTTTTGCTTGGATACATGCTTTAGGTTCGAGGGTACAAAAGGAAATCAATTATCAAGACAAATCTCTGCTAGCCAATATTCTAATAGGGCTGATAATTTTGATATTCTGTCCATTTCGTTTTTCTGAGAATCATTTATTGTTTTACAATTTTGTAAACCCTGAAGatcaacacaatacaaagtgcacaAAAACAGCCATCTCACCAACCCTATACTCTTCTTGcactttaaaatatacatttggaCTGGAAACTCACTATATATGTATAGATTTGGTGATTTAGTAactatgtataaaaataaattcaatttcCCTTTCCACCCTCCCTCGTTGAGAAACCTTACTATGAATCATGGACAGTACATTACTATTTCTTGTTTAAAACCCTTCCTTAACTCTTGGCTGGTGTCTGCTGGTGCTGCCTTCTTTTAAGCTTCAAAACTTGACCAATCTTTTCTGAAGTTGCAAAAAGATAAAAAGGGAACGAGGGTGCATTGTTACTTATGGGCATGTCCCTTTTCTAAAtccccctttaaaataaaaaacaaagggaaaaaaaaaacaaaaagtaacagTGCAACATAACAAAACACACATAGCTTTTCAACGGTTTGGCAAGTGATGAGTTCACCTGAGATTAAGTGATTTTAGGCAGTCTGTAACAAAATGCTTCTTTGTGGTAATAGTAGAAAGGCAACAAATTCTTAAAAGAAATCAAGAAGGTATACAATCTTGCAGAAGTCTATTATTctcctgttaattttttttccatataacTGTTGCATATCTACTACAGTAGGCTGCAAAACATACAGCAAGGATTGGCTTGAAGGCATTTGATGTTCGTAAATAAATCCACAGCTGAAGAGGTGATAACATGATCAGTCTACTGGAACAATTCTGAGCATGTGCATACGTAGGTAAAGTCCAGGCtacattaaattaaaagaaaaaaagtcagtgcATTTGTCATCTTAAAGttactgtttttcaaagctttcTTTTTGCCTCTTGTTGTGCGGACCACAAACAAGTTAGAAGGGGTAACAGTCCAGCGTAAATGAGAAAAAGCTGTAGTGACACTGAACCGCACAACATAAGCAATGTGCATGTGCAAATTTTCAAATCAGAAGAGGACGTCATCATCCCTCTCTTTTACAACATGGTGAGTGTTTTGACACATATTACCATAGGCTAATAAGGCTGCTCCTAGTATGTGCCAGTATTTAAGGGAAAAAAGCTCAGGTCTTCAAGCATGTGGAGCAGGTCCTATGATGTTGTAGGCTTCAAAAGCATGATCACAGGTTGTTTTCACTTATTCACCGTCTTACAGGCAAGAGCAATACCACTTCCTTTGAAAGTATATCTCTGATATGATGCCTTGATCCTCAACACGGCAGAGATACGACTAAAAATCCAAATCAACTCAGCTAGTGAATGATTCCTTCAACGAGAGGGACAAGATGGTCTGTCATCTGTGGGCTGATCTGGGTTTGGATCAATCTgaatggaagggaaaaaatagaaatttaatttagaactttaaaaaaaaaaagaatcaagttCACAAGTTAAATACTGtgataaataaaaaatactgtgACTGATCCAAAGGtcactaaagtcaatagaaagtGACTAGCTGACtataatggactttggatcaggtgaCCAATGTTCCATATTGGCTTGTATCCAATACATCCATGTTtaattttgtgtattttaaaacacaatgaaAGGCTATAGCTGTGACCTGACAATACCATGAGTTTAGGCATAAAGAGCTAATGATAtaaacaatgaaaataattaatggaTAAACCCATTATACAGCGTCATTTCTAATTATTTGTAAGGCACAAACAATCTTCAGTTATTTGAAATGTGCTGAATAGTTCgcttaaaaatagtattttatataTGAAACATACTTTTTGCTAATATCCTTGAATATTACTCATGAACTTATACTCCACTAATTTATCAAATGCAGACATTTTGCTTGAAAAAGTAGTGAAATTATCAGTAAAACAGTCATTTTAGTTTTGATCAAGAACTACTGTACAACAATGTGACAGTTAACCAGTTTCTGCTATTGAGGTGTTTCAAGGTCATGGAGCCTTACTCTCCCTGCTTCTCATTTGTTGTAATAtacttaatttaaatttaaaaagaaaactatatTAGCTATCTTACATATATATCTTAGGTGGCAATATTGTACACTGTCAACACATTGTACTATCTACAAAATCAATAAGAGTTAGAAACTTatgaccttttgaaaatctcactaggtacCTCTCTGCATATATAGGCAACTAACTACCTAGGAGAATCTGGCTTTGAGCTCCTTTCATGAAAACCAGCAATAATACGCAAATCAATAGTGGATTGAATTCCTTGGTTTGGAGTCTTTAGCATTAACAAATCAAAACACAGCTGGTTTGTTAGTGTTCCAGGTGTGGCGTATTATCATTCTATAATCTAAACTAATAATGTTACTTTCTTAACATGTAAAATTGACAAAAGTACAGTTAAACAAAGGATAAAAAGGGTTGTTCTTTTATTCTGCACAAATAGTTTTCCTTCTTGCAGTTACAAACATATCACTGAACAGGCACTGATACTGCCTGCTCATCCCAAGGTATTTTATAAAGCTTAAAATCCATCCCAAGTGGCATTGAAGAATCTTGTATTTAAGGCAGATTTTAAAATCAGCCTGATCCAAGCATGTCACTTACCAGCTGGAAGCTTATTCTACAAAAGTGGATTCTGATTATGAAAGCCCTGCCTCAGAGAGACTTCAGAGAATAGGAAGAGACAAGCCAAATAGCCAGCACTGGCTAACCTGAGATGGCAGGCAGAAAAACTAATTTGAAGGAGGTATGAGATATTCTGGACCTAAACAATGTTAAATACTTTCCAGATCAACAAGAAACCAAAAAATGTCAACTCAGTACTTGAATAGTAACCAACCAAAAGAATTAAAACTGGAATCACAGGCCTAGTGATGTAGCTAAATTTATCTAATGCTATGTCTGATTAGGCCTAGTTGACTAAACTGGAATCACACTTTAGTAATCCAATAAATGAGATATTGACCAATATAGCCCCCCTTCCTATCAAACTATAGTTTTCTACGTACTATTGAAGTACCTACTGATAGTCAAAGGACATATTGCAAATGTAATTGTACTGTAAAAGGTAATTACGAGAGAGAGAACTTGATTCCAGTATAAAATCAATATTCTGGATAATTTGCAGAAAATTGATGGAATTAGTACAAGGGTCTGCCAAGGGGCTTCTAGTCTCTTAGGGGCTAACACTCAGGAGATCTGAAGCATACGTAACTATCAACACTGAATATACCACCTTTAAAACATGGTGAAAACTGAGGGTAGCATACATCAAGGGGTATAAGATGAAGACGAatgatataaataatatttttgtccTCATTTACTATTAACAGGCTTTAGGTTAGTGGCCCAATAGAAACAAGagtaataaagaagaaaaagtgatCAAAGAATAATCAGCTCACTCCAGGGAGAAATTTGAGACTATAAGGAATACCTCTTACTCACAGAGTAAGATGTGGATGCCTGggagctctgaaaaatcaggtgatTTAAGTGAAAGAAAATCTTGCTCCATGTTTTGCTTTAgtgatttatattaattttagGGGGCGGAACACAAAAGTTCTCATTTTCTGCTTATTGAACTTTTGCTACTAGAACGGAGAATGCAAAATAAACTGTTTTGGCTAACTGCATTTTTGTTTACTTACCTCTGAATAAAGAGGTGGAGGCAGAAAACGAAACTCCTGGATATATGCAAATAATGGTCCTTGAAGTGCCCTCTCAAAATCATCACAAGCAGCTATGGGTACAAGGCTGGACTGCCTTTGCTCCTCTGTGACCACTTCTGCATAGCTAGGAGGTGCTGTAGGGAAAAGGTACACGCAGTTCGAACAACAGTTCTTATGCATGTCAAAATACATAACATGACAAATATTAAACTTTATAATTTGCACTAGGTAGGTAAAAGTGCTCAGTGACAAGTGTTTTAGATTGTCTTGTGTGTAATAACAGTCCATGCTATTTAACTTAAATCTAAGAAAGTAAGTTTACACTAAAGACACGTTGAGAATTTTCATCTACTTTGGCTTGACTGTCTCCCTGAAATCCAAACAGGAAACCCCACATTTTCTGTAGGGGGAGCAGGGCAACCTCACATTCCTCTGGATCCCATACAGGGTGTCTCCGTGTGCCCCAAAGGGGATGCACATCATTTTTCCCGCTCCAATCATGTGGAGAATTCCCATAAAAAGGTAATAGAGACTGTTACCTTTCCACAAAGCATCTGCTACCAAGGATCCTGGGGTCACAGTGAGACTTTGGTAGCATAGCTGCAGTGGATTGCGCTGCCTGAGACAGCTGGTGTGGAGGTAATCAAATTCCACAGATGGCCCTGTCCTTCCGTGCATCCTGTGCACTGATTCCACTGAACCTGCCAGTTGTTGTGGCAGATGGGCCCGACTGCCTTTCTAGGGTTAGGGGAGGCAAAAAGGACCTCTAACCCCATGGTGGAATGATGTGGAGGAGATCTCAAGGTAGAAATCCTGAGGAGATTTCCTCCTGCCCTGTGTCTTTTATTACAGGAGGGGATAATCTAGGTCTTAATGTATCAGTGAAGTgttagggttaaaaaaaaaaaaaaaaaaaatcaagacgaTAGTGAATTGTTTGGGAGTTGTATTGTCAAATTACCTTCGGGTCTTTCAGGCAGTGGCAGACCAAGCCAGTTCATATTCATGCTACACTGGCTGCTTACACTTGATGTTCTGCTGCCAAATGGATGTAGAGGAATAGTACCAATGACAAGTGGTAAATTAAGGAATAAATCCATTGCTCCAGGAATATCAACGTACACCTAAAAAGTAAGTGACAAAAAGGCCATGATTAAATGCTGAAACAGATGGTCTTTGTGGTTTTGTACGAGCCCTCTGTCTGAATTAatgagctaaattctgctccAAGATCCACACGGGTCttgcttctcttcctccttttggCTCAATCCTGAAAAGTGCAGACCTCCTTGAAGTCCAACCAAAATAAATGGAAACTCAGGATTCTCATTATCTCTCAgcatcagagcccagctgcacaAGTCTTCCGCTTAAATTATATATCTGCTTAGCTGACAGGCAAATATTTTAAGATCTGCCATGGTTTTAACCAATCACCCTTAGTAAGTTTCCTGTTGTGATGTGCATTTGGAACTTTCATTATAATGCAGGAAAGATTACTGCTGAAGATATGTAGGTTTCACAGCCAACTAGCCAAAAATATCTAAGTTTATTTCAAACTTGTGTGGATGTCTCCATGAAAATTATTCATATCATATATGCCAGGGATCTCccactcaaatgaccacgagggccacatgaggactaagTGATGTGGCTCTTGGGCCAATGTAtgacaccccctcacccccacgctgccctgcccccactccaccccttccatgaggccctgccccgcctcttcccacccctgccctgcccccattccaaccccttccccgccGCCTCCTCCTGAGTGTGcagctccctgcttctcccccctccctcctggaaagcactaagcaccaccaaacagctgtttggtggcaggaagtgcctggaggtaggcagaggagcagggacatggCAGGCTgtagcagagggaaggggagcttggtggccacaggaaataacttgaggggggcagggggagcttggTGGGCCGCAGGCCACATGTTTGAGATCCCTGATATATGCTTTGAGACAATCTGAACATTTTACTTACCATTAATGAGTATTCTACACGGATTATACTACAGTCAAGGATAGAGGGGGAAACAGGTGGAATTTTCAACTGTTTCCCATTCCAGGTTTCTGTTTTCCCAGATGACAGGGATTCCCCACGCAAATTGGCAACAAGCTGTTTTACTTCCTTCATTTTTCCTTTGGCATAGAATGCCTGGGTTTGATAAATGGCTGCCTTTGGCACCACCATACGGGAAGAGCAGTTTTCAATCTCAGCAAAGATCTGAATTGATTCACCTGGAACAAAACAGAATTTCTTATTCTTGTTATATTACATAGCGACGCAAGAACATTTTCAGCAATCTATACATGGTTACAATGGCCCAGATGCTGCTCTTACTGAACTTACTGGCAAagcacccactgatttcaacagaatcATGCACAACACAAGCAAATATAACAAAATGTGCAGTTTATGTACTATAACAACTTGAAGACAGCTACCACGTGGTCTGTTTTGATTAACAGCATACTCACAAGTACGTATTGTTTACATATGGCTATACATGTAAAagggtactttttaaaaaacaagtcttTTTTTCCTATAACTACTCTGCTACGTACCTGGGGTGTAGCCCTTCCTTTCAATTTTGGCACTTAAGGATATTGGGCCTGAGGTACAAAACCAACAACAGAGAGTCTTTTCTTTTGTGCCTGCTTGGGGTGACTGCAAAAGAACAACAATAGATACCCCTGATTAAATTTGGTGCAGAATAGAAATAGCTCTACGTATCTTTTAATCAACACAGAGGAATAACCATTAGAGTTTAAAGGCCAACTCCTGCTGCTTGTTTTACTCATAAGAATAGTCCTGTTCATTTCAATAGCATTATGGAAGTAAAGCAAGCAAGTTTTGTCCTAAAAAGTCATCCCAGCACTAGCGATGGTAATTAACAAAAGAGCTACCCATGTCATGCTCATCCTCAAATCTGACttaatttaaattagaaaatacGGTATGTGTGACAGTTAGTGACTTTTTAGCCCATATTACTGCAACATACTGTCAGTATAACTTTCCATATAATAATCTGTAATTAAGACATCTTCCCACATTCcattttacttttgaaaaataaaaaaaaataaaaaatcccaaacccTGACTACTTGAATattgatcctgctgccattctcaTCTAAATCAACGGTATTTCTGTTGTTGCCTTACATGAGATCAGggttaaggccctgatccaaagcccactgaatcgTCTAGGAAAATCCGACTTTTTTcatccacacacaaaagaaaCCTATTTCAATggactgtattttattttattttttttccctatgtTGCCAtttgagaaaaaagaaaaggaattttAGGCCAGATTGAAATGAGAGTGCCTCACGGAAAACATCTTAATGTAATATCCAAATAGAttagtaaaataaaatttaagaaaaatattctaCAGAATTGTGATAATTTCTCCCCATTGGCAGACAATATCCATATTGAAGTTATGAATAATGCACTGTAGTACaattttactttgcatttttaagtTAGCAGTCTATTGTTGAAAGTGTCATAGGAGTAACACTGCTTTTCAGAAAACtaaattttttattaaatcaaCAAAGAACAGTTAATACAATTTTCTCTTGAAAGAGAGATTTCATAGTTTATCATGTATGCAGTTCACAGCTGAAGTTAAATgtagataatttaaaaataagcaactCCAAGTACTTTGAAGTTAGTTTTCAAAATGTCAGCTATTATGAGTTGCTCAAATGAGATATTTAAAGAATAGTTGCAGTTTAAAGAGCATATTAGCAAAAATTGAAGATTTTTATGTTGTTTCAGTTATACTTTTTTTgtatgccaaaaaacaaaacaattagtaATTCTGTCAATTCTTACCAGTAATGAAGGAGTGTTGATATCTATATGTTCAAAGACTGTAAATTCCTTCTTTAATTTTACTGGTAAAAGCCAAGGCCTGTGCAATTCGGCTTTCACCCAATAGCGCACACTGCCATGTCTGCCTTCGAATGAGGTAGCAAGTGGTCTGTGCAGGACACAAAGGTCAAAATTGAGTAAGTCTTTATCCTCTCTTTCTAATAGTGATACAACTGATCAGAATAAGAATCAATAAGTTGTACAGTATTGTTTATGTTGCATAATATTTAAGCATAACTTATTTGCAAAGTTTCCATATTTCAAAAAGGATTAAGTTTGGGAGAAAAAATCTCTGTAGTtgaattttaattcattttacagTAGGTAGTTGAAATTTTCACTATCATAGGAATTTTGCTAGAACATGCCACCAGGATAcacatttatttcctttaaaaacttaTAAGAAGCTACTTTTAAACCTGGACTATATGAAGTTCTAGGACAAAGTAATGCTAACAACAGTTTTAAAATTAGTATGAATTGCTCAAATCTCTATCTGTGGTAGTCTATTTTATAGattaactactctgagtacagtttaATTGTGCCTACATTCCTACTGTATCTGATTCTTCCTTAGCTAGTTTAACCTCTTGCTCTTGTAGTTGACTTTAGACAACCTAGTTTAGACACCCCAAAAAGCTACCTGACCAACCCCTATGTATCTCTAACATTGTAAAATAACTAAGAGCCTCAGTATTGATTTCCTGAATTGTACTTCTGTATTTCTACATCCTAGAATTTCACACAGAAAACAGGAATTAAACACAACCTCACGGTCCTCATCCAGTGTTAGAGTAATTTATTTCAACCTCTAGTTTGACACCTCTATCTGCACATCTGAGAAATGTGCTCTCTTTTTCTCAGGGCTATTAAAATCCAAGTTGAAGGCCTTTATCATCAATCCTGTTTCTCAACATCACCATACCCTCCACTTCACTATACTAAAGTTACTCTTCAGGCTTTTATCAGTTCTCTCTTTCTAAAGTTCTTCATCATGAGCTAATTTCATGGTCGCTTTTAAGTCAttaacacagtttaaaaaaaaaaaaaaaaaagagagactgttTTGACCAGTCCTTGCAATAATTTACTTATCTTCTTCCATCTCAAACTCCTACATCTCCTAAGTCCAATACCATTGGTTTTGAAGTCCAAACCTACTACTACTAAACCATATGTTTACTTTTTGATTACTTTCCTAAAGTCTAGTCCCAATTATAAAATGGAAAACCATTTTTTTGCAAAACGAGAACAGAATTTTGTGAACATACAAGCAGAGTCTGTATGATAGAGTTTGAGTCAAAAGAGCATTCTGGATATTGGTAAATGATGTTTTCATCTGAGTGCCCAGCTGGCTTCTAGAATTCCATAGAGGGGTCTTTTTGAATGTGTTTCTAGTCATACTATAGCATTTCCAGTAGTATCACATTAGTTCAACTGagcctgagaagtgctgagcatctgcaagtTCCATCAAAGCCATGGGAAATGCAGGTGTTCAGCATCTCTAATAGTCAGGCACTTTATTGGTTTTAATGTGGAAGTTAGGATATCCCAACTTGCATGGTATTTATCCAAGGTTTTCTATCTCAATTACTTCTGTTTTATATTGAAAGTCTCCTCCCTCTCTGCTTCTGTTCTTCCTGATCTTTTatgatcacacacacactctctctctctctcattacttAGTATCCACTGATATTTGAGTTAAGCCCATGATGTTGATATCtcctgtgtataaataatttcaGATCTCCCATTTTTGTCATATTTGCATTTATGTACATTTTAGCCATTTTCTAAGAGGAACAACCCATTTCTTTATGTCCAGATTACATTTTGTTAAAGTATTAACATTGCCTGACCTAATATTGTTCCTTGCTATCTATCCAATTGCTTGTTTCTACCCTGCTTTCTGCACAACCACCCTCTTGGAATATATATGTCCCTTTGCCCACTTTTACTAGTCTAAACCCTCAAAGGTGTCTATCTCCATCTGTTCAGATGTAGTTCATTCTGTCACATCTGTTTCAAATAAACCCAAACAGATTAGTATTAAATTCTCTTATCACTAACTCTGCTTATCTACAGGGCTCCAGTAGAATCCTGATTCATCAGGAGGTGATCCCAGCAACTTTACAGGGTTCAGTGGTCAACTGGTTCCTTTACCCTCTGTATAGTGAGTAAAACATTGCATGGTATGACCAAGTGGCACACATTACACTTGCAACAGGTCACAAAAGGAAATGATTGCTGCCCTTCAATCAATAGCcctaattttcaaaaaaatacttTAGAATAAAAGTAACCTCTTTAATAGTTTAATAGGACTATGTCCTTGTAGCATGTTTTAGTGGAATCCCTACCACCATTGAAAAGGGttttattccccccccacccactagAATTTTCCATACAGTGCTTGCTTTCATAAGTATGTATTTCAACATTATTTCATACAGCATTGGTATTATGTGTGGTACTTACGTCTGTGGAAGCTCAAAGCTGAATGCATATTCATGCCTTCCTGAATGAATAGTGTTGAGGCCTTCTTCAGAATTGTCATCATCTaggaggaaaaaacccaaaaAGCTATTTCACCTGTGAACATTTTACACACCACAATATATTACATAGGTTTCTTGTTTGTATTGTAAGGGATTAACATCTAAACTCTTAAAAATGGTGATATTTTTCTTAGTAAGATACAATCTATCTGGattcaataaaacaaaaaagtgttaaATATAGGCAACATGTTTAACACGCTTTTATGTAAAAGGATTCTAGCCAATTTTAAGAGAGAATATTCTTGATTTGAACATAGGCTTGGATGTGACGATTACAATTCCAGTGTCTATTTAAACATATTACAAAATCATCATGCGAATTATTTTTCAATAGAATTTCTAGGTGTCTTAAATGAAATAGCTTAATGATATTCAAAAAGCAATCCCACGTTATACAGACTATGGAGTCTGCGCCAGAAGATTAAATTTAGCAATTCATCTTCCTTTTATTTCCTACCTAGCAACAGACTTCAGAAATTAGATAAAAAAATATCCTGTTCTGTAAAAAGATGTGGGAAGTACTAGCAAAATCAAAGGGTGTGGAAGGGTGACTAGCTACTACAAAACTATCAGCCTTGTTTAAAGCCAATCCATTTTAAGTGTTGCAGGTATAGATAGGTATTCAGGGAGGATCAGAGTTTTTCAAGTTCCAGAAAAATTGACCTTCCGTATTCTTATCTGTGATTTCTCAATGTTACACTGGAAGTCTtagcaaaatgtattttattgtgaACTATAAAACTTGAGAAATagtcaaaatttccattttgaggGG
This genomic window from Trachemys scripta elegans isolate TJP31775 chromosome 6, CAS_Tse_1.0, whole genome shotgun sequence contains:
- the ARRDC3 gene encoding arrestin domain-containing protein 3 isoform X3, yielding MMTILKKASTLFIQEGMNMHSALSFHRRESIQIFAEIENCSSRMVVPKAAIYQTQAFYAKGKMKEVKQLVANLRGESLSSGKTETWNGKQLKIPPVSPSILDCSIIRVEYSLMVYVDIPGAMDLFLNLPLVIGTIPLHPFGSRTSSVSSQCSMNMNWLGLPLPERPEAPPSYAEVVTEEQRQSSLVPIAACDDFERALQGPLFAYIQEFRFLPPPLYSEIDPNPDQPTDDRPSCPSR
- the ARRDC3 gene encoding arrestin domain-containing protein 3 isoform X4 yields the protein MVVPKAAIYQTQAFYAKGKMKEVKQLVANLRGESLSSGKTETWNGKQLKIPPVSPSILDCSIIRVEYSLMVYVDIPGAMDLFLNLPLVIGTIPLHPFGSRTSSVSSQCSMNMNWLGLPLPERPEAPPSYAEVVTEEQRQSSLVPIAACDDFERALQGPLFAYIQEFRFLPPPLYSEIDPNPDQPTDDRPSCPSR
- the ARRDC3 gene encoding arrestin domain-containing protein 3 isoform X1, yielding MVLGKVKSLTISFDCLNDSNVPVYSSGDTVSGRVNLEVTGEIRVKSLKIHARGHAKVRWTESRNAGSNTAYTQNYTEEVEYFNHKDILIGHERDDDNSEEGLNTIHSGRHEYAFSFELPQTPLATSFEGRHGSVRYWVKAELHRPWLLPVKLKKEFTVFEHIDINTPSLLSPQAGTKEKTLCCWFCTSGPISLSAKIERKGYTPGESIQIFAEIENCSSRMVVPKAAIYQTQAFYAKGKMKEVKQLVANLRGESLSSGKTETWNGKQLKIPPVSPSILDCSIIRVEYSLMVYVDIPGAMDLFLNLPLVIGTIPLHPFGSRTSSVSSQCSMNMNWLGLPLPERPEAPPSYAEVVTEEQRQSSLVPIAACDDFERALQGPLFAYIQEFRFLPPPLYSEIDPNPDQPTDDRPSCPSR
- the ARRDC3 gene encoding arrestin domain-containing protein 3 isoform X2 encodes the protein MVLGKVKSLTISFDCLNDSNVPVYSSGDTVSGRVNLEVTGEIRVKSLKIHARGHAKVRWTESRNAGSNTAYTQNYTEEVEYFNHKDILIGHERDDDNSEEGLNTIHSGRHEYAFSFELPQTPLATSFEGRHGSVRYWVKAELHRPWLLPVKLKKEFTVFEHIDINTPSLLSPQAGTKEKTLCCWFCTSGPISLSAKIERKGYTPGESIQIFAEIENCSSRMVVPKAAIYQTQAFYAKGKMKEVKQLVANLRGESLSSGKTETWNGKQLKIPPVSPSILDCSIIRVEYSLMVYVDIPGAMDLFLNLPLVIGTIPLHPFGSRTSSVSSQCSMNMNWLGLPLPERPEELLFELRVPFPYSTS